The Populus alba chromosome 6, ASM523922v2, whole genome shotgun sequence genomic interval TAAAACAATCCCCAGTGGCGCTCAAAATTACCAGGCTGAATGCTTTTGGCATCTTCGTCTATGAGACTAAATAAATAGGCATCCACATAACCAGGACGCAGTGGGGTTCCCTTGTTGGAGATGACACTGTCCATAAACCCTTGGTTGAATTGCTGTGCGTAGTTCAAGTTTGCGTTTTTGTCACCGTCGGTGGGCCACCCGATTTCCCCAATGACAACGGGCAAGCTTCCATAACCATTCTTCTGCAAAGCCCATATAAGGGTGTCATGGTTCGCATCAAACACGTTGTAGTAAATTGTCCCACCATCGTTCAAGGGAAATGACTTGTTGGCAAAGAATGCAAAGCCAAGGGGGAAATTGGGATCACTGTAGAGGCTTATAAATGGATAGATATTGACAGTGAATGGAGCCCCATTGTCGCTCAAGAACTTGACAATCGATAGCATGAGATCATGGATGTCTGAACGGAAGTCACCATCGGATGGAAGATTTGTCGGACTCTCATACACATCTGCATTGAGGGGAACGGTGACTTTCACCCGAGTGCTTAGTCCGGCTTTTGTTAAAGCTGATTGGATATTCCGAAGAGCAGGAAGAGTTGTTCCCAGAAAGCTTCCATTGTAGGATGACAAGAATGGCTCATTTCCAACTGCAACGTACCTTgtaaaaaactcaaagttacTGGTGAataaatccccccccccccaacacaAGACAAGCTCTATCTATAGCGGAACATCTAAACACCATAAAAGCAGAGCAAGCTCATATAGTATAATACCAGTCATGATCCttaatttgtttcttcttaCCAGACACACTCTTGGCTTGTGTAATTCAAGTCAAATACATGAACTACAATTAATGATTGGCAAAGCAAATCAATccattttaatggaaaaaaagatACAAGGTAAGGGATTGATGGATTACCTGATGTCTGCACCACCAGAAGAGATATGAGAAGAGACATTCTTGGCCACCCAGTTGTCAGCAGCTTGCTCACTATTGGCCAGATTATAAAGCATATCATTGGGAATGCCCACCATGACTTGAATCCCAGAATTAGCAAGAGCATTTAGAGTTGCTGAATCAGCATCAAATAGCTTGACCTTCTGAAAACCGTTGTCCCTGAGCATTTTAACCACAGTGGAAGGCGGCAAAGGATGCGTTGCCTGAGTTCCCCAGTTGACTCCAATTCCGCTCACGGAATCCACCAGCAATTGAAGGATAGATAAGCAGCGCAAGGTTACAACAAGGGGTTGTTGCCTTTGCCTTGTAGACACCACTCCTTTGATCATCCCCCCCATGGTGTTTTACATACAGAGGTATACTTGAGATATTAAGACAGGATCATGAAACTATCTCTGGATTCTAAAACAGTTATTACAGTTAACTACTATGGTTTGGTTTGGTCTGGTCTGGTCTGGTCTGGTCTGGTCTGGTCTGGTCTGGATACAATAAACTAGCTAGAGAATTAAAGACGGTTCAAAAGCACCAAAACAGCAGGTAGCAAGCTAGCTGACGAAGATGGAGATTGCAAGgggataaaaaagagagaatagtACATGCTTAAGATATAGCATATGCTTACATGATAATGCATAATATAGCAATAAGGATCGTGATGAGGAGGAAAgaatgttctttctttttttaccaaTCAATGGAGAGATGAAAGATATGTTTCGGGTCTCAGAAAAACAGGTTTAAGAAAAAGTTagaggttttcttttttaattaaaggttTTAAAGTGAAATTCAGTGTGCTGATTAACCAATTGCATCACACTTCCCAGCAGACCCAGACTTAAAGTAAGAATAACAACTTTGGTGAGTGCTTGCAAGATGGTGTTCGTGGGCATTCATTTTGATCTGATGAACATGTTTTTGATCGAGGAATTATGGATTTAAATCAATTAGGTTGGGTGCACTGTCCCTATGTATTCCAATTtagttataagaaaaataattgttaatccTAATTAGTAAGAGCGGAGTTCCGCCCGGGCTAATAAGCTTTCCAACCTTCTCGGTCACGTTACAtgcagatatttttattttttataggtaaaattataagtttttttttttttacatgtttctatagttaaaaaaatctaaatttaagcTCTTAAGGTCTTGGTTTAGTGGTGGAAgaggcttttttcttttttctgcacTAGGGTTCAAATCTTATTGTGCACACCTATCACCCTCGCAGTACCTTACATGTTTATTGGATTTGCATGATGTTTAGTGGACCGTggaattagtcgtggtgcacgcaaactgacccggacacccacataaataaataaaaaatctaaatttaaataaaaaaaacttattcatgtaatcaaataaattaaaaattatatatacaaataattaaataaaaaattatttataatatctaaaaataaagcttgaaaaatcaaaaaaaaaatataaattaaaatatataattttttaaaaataaatatttatctaaTTATGTCTACTAGAAAAATCAGCTGCCGGTGATATTAGTAAGAATACCAGCCACTTGTTTAAGAGAGTCTCACGTTTCGACATCAAAGAATCAAACATCATTTTCAAGGAATATAAGAAGAAAACTTTGcttaaattctcaatttatttttcttttaaatgatggGATATGCACGAAAGAGAGCATAAAGGTTCTGTGATGGAGACCTCATTTTCTCTCCTTCAAATTTTACAATTTGGAATTTGAAGAACAGAAGCACCAGTAGAAAATCCAAAATCTTTCCAC includes:
- the LOC118055711 gene encoding glucan endo-1,3-beta-glucosidase 5 isoform X1, producing the protein MGGMIKGVVSTRQRQQPLVVTLRCLSILQLLVDSVSGIGVNWGTQATHPLPPSTVVKMLRDNGFQKVKLFDADSATLNALANSGIQVMVGIPNDMLYNLANSEQAADNWVAKNVSSHISSGGADIRYVAVGNEPFLSSYNGSFLGTTLPALRNIQSALTKAGLSTRVKVTVPLNADVYESPTNLPSDGDFRSDIHDLMLSIVKFLSDNGAPFTVNIYPFISLYSDPNFPLGFAFFANKSFPLNDGGTIYYNVFDANHDTLIWALQKNGYGSLPVVIGEIGWPTDGDKNANLNYAQQFNQGFMDSVISNKGTPLRPGYVDAYLFSLIDEDAKSIQPGNFERHWGLFYLDGQPKYAVSLVTARSKGLAPARDVHYLARQWCIMSPSASLDDPQVGPSVSYACANADCTSLGFGTSCENLDAQGNISYAFNSYYQQNNQLESACKFPNNLSVVINSDPSAGTCKFRIMIQGQAVISGAGGGKGFSRSSLVVFILVFFPLYFYDFLGLKLKVNGLGFCDF
- the LOC118055711 gene encoding glucan endo-1,3-beta-glucosidase 5 isoform X2; this encodes MICFIIWPIVSKLLTTGWPRMSLLISLLVVQTSVGNEPFLSSYNGSFLGTTLPALRNIQSALTKAGLSTRVKVTVPLNADVYESPTNLPSDGDFRSDIHDLMLSIVKFLSDNGAPFTVNIYPFISLYSDPNFPLGFAFFANKSFPLNDGGTIYYNVFDANHDTLIWALQKNGYGSLPVVIGEIGWPTDGDKNANLNYAQQFNQGFMDSVISNKGTPLRPGYVDAYLFSLIDEDAKSIQPGNFERHWGLFYLDGQPKYAVSLVTARSKGLAPARDVHYLARQWCIMSPSASLDDPQVGPSVSYACANADCTSLGFGTSCENLDAQGNISYAFNSYYQQNNQLESACKFPNNLSVVINSDPSAGTCKFRIMIQGQAVISGAGGGKGFSRSSLVVFILVFFPLYFYDFLGLKLKVNGLGFCDF